The following nucleotide sequence is from Myxocyprinus asiaticus isolate MX2 ecotype Aquarium Trade chromosome 21, UBuf_Myxa_2, whole genome shotgun sequence.
AGAGGtaagtttttttttagcataataatGACTGACAAACACAAACAGGCTGTTTTGACTATGTAAGGAAGGTGATCAAATTAACTAATCCATTGTTCTTTGTTGGATGTGTCAAAGCACTCTGTGGCCGTCTTTTCACTTGCATAATCATTTTGTATCAGTGGTTTTCAAACACCCCACCTTCGAGCTTTAAAAGAAATGAAACATACTCCTAAGACCAGTCTCCCTTTAGATACCAATAGGCAggaatataaaataatatgtctGTATTTCAATACAAAAACATAAGCATCAATGCAGTACGTGTTTACTGGCAGCCAGGCGGACAGCACTCTTTTTTTCCAGCTTTGAATGCCGGAGGCTAAACCCAGTGGTCCGTGGCATTCCCTcagagtcaacatgaaatggtcaTGTCTCTCAGGCCTTTCGAAAAAAAAGTCTGTCACCCTTTTGTGCCGAGGACAAAAAAATCATCTAGTAGAATTTTCCACTCAGGTTGGCAGACAACCTCTGACCTCAGTGAGGCCGTTCATTAAAATGTACCTCCGAAAACAAGCCTAGATGTTCATTTTCTGAAGCGTTCAAGAGACTGCTGCTAAAATATACCTTCCTAAACCCTGATTATTACCTTACAAAAAAGTATAAGATAGTGCAAACAGAAAAGTGCTATGAATTTTAGCTTTATTGTGGATACAATTTACCCCCTTTGAGGTGAACAAGTAAAATGCAGTGCTGTAAATCAAACCAAGTCTTTTTGCCCTTGTCCAATAACTGCTGCCCCTTGTTCCCTGGCAGGGGGTACAAATGTGGTAATTAAAGCGCTAGCTCAGcctccaagtgtgtgtgtgtgtatctgccaTGCTCAGGCCTGATACAGCAGCACCTACCACCCCCAAGTGGGGAAAAACAGTGCAGCTGCCGCAGACCACTCTCTTTTCAGTGCAGTACAAATGAAATAGACCCCCTGTCTCCCCTAGAATCCACTCTTGCTGTCTGAACGCCAGCCAGATACAAACCTGCGTATCATCTGTCCTAAAACAGCACACAGAGGGGAACAACTAACACAATAGCCTGCTCTTAAATTAATGCTTAAACCATGTCTAAACTGTCATTCTCTTTCCAAATATGTTTCATCTCTCAGTTCGCTAGGCTTCCAGGCTTGATCTGCCTTTAGTTTCATAGACATGACAAAGAGAGGCATTTAGATTCAGTCCTGCCTGGGGTACAAACTCTTTTATCCTTTGAAAACGACAGAGCTGTTTTTCATAATCATAGCCCAGGACCTACCAATAAAGACTGAAGTGCAAATGTAATTTCATTCTAAATGCCTTCTTTCATGCATGGCAACTGATGAAAcgtgacagcatttttgggaacTAATAGAAAACATCTCAGGCATTAATTAATTTCCCCAAATGCAAAAGCATAAAGCATTACAATTATCATTAACTGataatcatttaaaatgtatatgtttattttatatatgcatATAGAATTAATCCAGTCTCATATAATCTTGAAAGCCTTAAGGAAGATCTTGACCCAGCAATAATATTATCTTCCTCTGAAATCAAAACTCTGTGCTGCTTTTAGAaagaaatattttctttaaactctttaaaactaatatttttacTTCACTTCTTGTTGCATATTCACATTCAGAAAGCATTTAGAAACAGATACTTTTTTCCATCTGTATTTTTTAATCTTATTTCACAACCACTGTGTTTGAAACTCAAGAGACTAAACGAGCAAAGGTAGCTGTGGCTACAGTAGCTTTTTAACCAGGATGCTTGATTAAACATCACTAGTGCAGAGCAATGGAGCAAAAGCAGGCCCAGGCCATTAAAACAATCTCCTATTGAGAAATACGGCCTATTAGAACGATAACGAGAGGTGTCCGTCACTTCACATTCCTTGACCATGAGCAGTGGGGGTGGGATAGAGGGGATGGAAGGTTTAACCAAATGTGAAAAAGCTAATAATTCTCAGTGAAAGGAGTTCAGTAAAGCAGAAGAGTGATGGCCAGTGCCCTTATGCTTGCTTTGTAGCGAACAATAAAGCATTGCCACTTCAGTGAAATCCGAGTAGCCGAGGGACACGAAGAAATAATAATGCAGTTAATCATGCAGCCAGATCATGGCTTGCATGACCATTGAGACACAGACCTGGCATATAATGTGGAtctgtctttttctctccctCCTTTTCTGTTTGACCTTTATGGCCGTAACAGTCTATCAGCCAGCATACATTTCCCAAGGCACTTGTGCTGTTATCAAGGTCTCCAGAGTATGATCTTATGAAATACACAGCTACCTGTGATTGAACCCTGTAGAGGACACTTTCCACAAGGTATGCAAGcttagtatataaaaaaaaacaaaggagcTTGTGTAAGAAAATACTAAAAGCACCCTGTCAAACATCAGCTGTCCTTAAAAGTAGGGTCACAGCTGCCGTTTCCAAACTCATGTTAATCTACTAATACAATACCAGGTGCTCAGAGCACTTAGGCTCAACAGAAGGATGGGGCATATTATTAGACTGTGCTGGCGAGACCTGTAATCAAGTTACAGGGCCTTCAATTTCCTAATCTCTTCTTGTCACTGGCTACTACTGTTAAATGTTTCAGAGTTGCCTGACATGCCCCCTTGTGTTTTACAGGAAGGTTACCATCAGCAAGTCACTGGAAGGGTTTTAGGCAAGTGCAcaaactgaggctgtcatttgtTAGGTTTGGAggataaaaatgtatgttgtcACTCTGTCTAAGAGGGAAGTTGTACAGTGGGGAAATTAGGGCATGGAAGGTGCAGCACAGACAGCTCCTTGGGGCTACTGGAGGTGACTTGCATGAGAATCCCGTTTGGAAATTTATGAGTGTGCGAGATGAGCTATGCCATGTTCATCTGTCATGTGCATTTTTGAGCAGTGTGAGGGCGTTGCATTCAGGTACTGCTGGGCCAGCCGCAAGGACCCCTGCTGCCTGCTCAGCACCTCAGCAACAATAAGTTTAACTTTTAGAAAGCAACAACAGTGATTGTACCCTTCATCCTCTCCTTCCTGAGCATTTTCTACTCTAGCCTGCCCCAGCCACTTTGAAATCTTTTTGAAAGTGCAGCCCGTTGGAGAACTTAGTGAGACGTGAGGGAGCAGTCTTTAGCTATTGTCACGGTTGCTTCTCTTATGCAAAGGAATTCTTTTCTCCCATCTCCATAGAGAGGACTGGGAGGGATGTTAGGGTTAGTGGCAGACAGCGCAATGAACACGGCTGTCCTGGCAGCACAGGCTTACGgcaagaaaaaagaaaggtttttataaaaatccaCAACATCCTCTAATCCAGGTTTCACAAACAGTGTCCACTATCAAAAGACCTGGGGCTTTTCTCTGTGGTCATTTACCCAGAGGCATAGAAATCCCCTGATATATAGAAACCCAATAAGCTTAAGGGACTTTCAAATTCCTGTTTCAAATACATAACCCTCTCACTTTTTCTATCTTCCATCTGATAATGCTCACGAATGCAGTGGTCCAATCTGCAGAGAATTTGTGGTCTACTTTATGTTAGGTGCAAACATGCCACATCTTGGAAAAATAGAAAACGTACAACTGAAAAAAAAGCCTTAAGGTTATAGCCTAAactatttttttcaacaaaatagAAGAGCCATCTGTTTACATCAACTGGTGTTCTGTTGATGGCAGCATGAAACTTCTCTGTTTTGAAGGACAGTGGCCAATTGCAGCTGGCTGCATCGTTGCCTGACTCAATCTTAGCCTTGGCACTGTCATCTCAGTATTAAATAAATGCTGCCTAATAGCATGTTACGCATAGTCAATAACTCATCCTAAACAAGGCCACATACCATTCTCACCTTTTTCCAGCGTCAATGACATATTCAGTTATGACATTCTTTCCATAATACAGAATTTGCTCTTATTGGCTCTTCTTTTTCCCCTCTCTGCCAGTAGGAAGTTAAGCATGTGAGAAGGAGTGGGCGTCTGCTCATCGAGCACGGGTTTTGTGAAACAAGAGCAGGGAGGCGGAGTGCTATTGCAGCACTGAAGATTCTGCTTCCAAGCCACTAGGCTGGATACTTTATTCATGCTCGGGCCAGGAGCGAGGCTACAGGATTCCAGGCTGTCTTTAGGGCCGGACTTCAGAACCGAACCGCCCTGGATTTGAGCCCACAGTACTGCAGGCAGACAGGGCTCGGTCTGATTTGTGGTCTTAATGCCATGACCGGTCTGCACCGGGAGATACGGGAGCAGTTAAATTCTAAAAGAGGACTCGGTGTTAAAATCAAAAGGCCGTAATTAGGCATTGCAActtacagcacaaaaaaaaaaaaaaggattctgcATGAAATAGGCATCttgcttttttttctgttctttctgGGGTTAAATAATGCACTGAATCGCATGCCTGCACAGGAGACGGCTGCCCAAGGTCTGTCTGAAAGCAGAGGGGCTTTCTTTACAGGTTTATCTACCATGGCAAAGCCTTTGATTGCATGAACTGTGGACACTGCAATACAAGACAGGAGGTCAGCGGTACAAACAAGGATCAGTTCGGCAAATACCAGCTTGGTCAGGATATAAACAAAGAGAGCCCTATGACAAGACGGACAAACATCTTCTGAAAGCACCAAAAGGGGAGCTTAAAACCCTATTGGATTTTGGGTGGCAGCAGTGGATTAACCGGCATTTCTAAATCAGGTATGACAAATATGGATGCTTGTGTCTTGCTGTGCTTATGTGCGTTTCATCTAATAATATATCTGCGGGATATAGGTCAAGAAAATGTGAAATTCAAGTAATAAATCACCATTTAGCTCATTTTAGCCACAGAAaatgatacacacacactgaacaaaaTCTTGGCTATTGGCTAGATGAAGGTTGTCTTAATATTGTTTGTCATCTCCCATGGTGCCTCAGATCTAAACATTACTGTGTTAAGTTCTGCATTTTTTATTGACTGAGCATCGGACTGTCCTCACTGTTTGATGGCAGTGTTAATTTCCACAAAATGTAGAGATGTCTTTACAACTAATCTAATTTTGTCAGGAATAATTCATAACACTTCTTATTTCCTTTTAAGTAGCAATCTTCCACACTTGGATTACTCTGATATAACCTACAGGAGACACTAATCCTGCAGAAAGGCAGGGCAAAATAGCAAGCTAATTATACAACAATCAAATCAACAAGGCCTGTTCTACCAGAACAGTTTTCAGCAATGAACAGCAGCCTTGAAATGCACTGGCTAACTGCAGAAATGTGTAAAACAACAAGACCCTGCGATTACATTacacacagcaaaagataaaGCCTCTCGCACACAGGCATTTCATTCAAGAAAAGCTTGTGGGTTTAAGGATCTGTTATCTGCATCCACAGCTGATTGAGAATATCCTTCCACTTCAATTAGACTTGCTTTTGAACCTCTCAGTTCtcctttttcttctgtttttttccctctaatccctctttctttcttttcattaCTGTATTGTTTTGATatatcctgaaaaaaaaaatttaatcaagaTAAACACTCCAGGCATGTCTCGCTaccatagtttttttatttgttcatgttcatgtaaaTAGCCTCTTTTCATTCATTCAACAGCAGAAATATATAATACTTTGTCTTAAATCAAATTATGTACTATGAAAAGGTGCTGCAGGCACAATATGTAATACAGCAATTATTTAGAGCAGGGCTTTGTCTTTTCTTCAGAATGCCTGCATTTGACACTCTTTTCATTTTGCTTAAGGGCTACAACCGAAAAGAAGACATTAgcaatggcatgcaaatacaagTCCATCTTCGCCCTTTTCATCAGAGTTGGGCTCCTGCTCGGCCTGGCCAATCCATTGGTGACCTCAGCCTCCTGCCCCTCGCAGTGCCGGTGCGATGGGACTTTCATCTACTGTAATGACCGGGATATGACTTCCATCCCCTCGGGCATCCCAGAGGACGCTACAGTACTTTTTCTCCAGAACAACCGCATCAAAAGTGCAGGTATCCCTACAGATCTTCGTCGGCTAAACAATGTTGAAAAGATCTACCTGTACTGCAACAACCTGGATGAGTTTCCCACCAACCTGCCACTGAATGTCAAGGAACTTCATTTGCAGGAGAACAATATCCGGATGATCACACATGCCTCCCTGGCACAGATTCCCTTTATTGAGGAATTACACCTTGATGACAATTCAGTGTCAGCAGTCAGCATCGAAGAGGGTGCTTTCAGGGACAGCAACCATTTGAGACTGCTCTTCCTGTCACGGAACCACCTAAGCACGATACCATCTGGTCTACCAATGACTATTGAGGAGCTTCGCTTTGACGACAACCGCATCTCATCTATCTCTGAAGCCTCTCTGCAGGATCTTATAAACCTGAAACGACTAGTTCTGGATGGTAACCTCCTGAACAACAGAGGCATTGGGGAGATGGCCTTAGTGAATTTAGTCAACCTGACCGAGCTTTCGTTGGTACGGAACTCCCTTACGTCCCCACCTGCCAACCTGCCAGGCACGAGCCTGGAGAAGCTTAATCTTCAAGACAACCACATCAATCACGTGCCAGCAGGTGCCTTTGCTTTTCTGCGACAGCTATACCGCTTAGATTTGTCAGGCAACAACTTGAGCAGCCTGCCTATGGGGGTATTTGAAGACCTGGATAACCTTACCCAGCTGCTTTTGCGCAACAACCCCTGGTACTGTAACTGCAGGATGAAGTGGGTACGAGACTGGCTGCGAACTCTTCCATCTAAAGTCAATGTACGTGGCTTCATGTGCCAGGGCCCTGATAAGGTCAAAGGGATGGCGATCAAGGATCTAACAACAGAGCTTTTTGGCTGCTCTGAAACAGAGGTTTCACCTACATATGAGACCAGCACGGTTTCTAACACTCTACCACCTTCTCGACCCCAGTGGCCCATTTATGTAACTAAAAGACCTGTGGTTAAGGGGCCAGAACTGGGTAGAAACTATCGTAGCACAACACCATCCAGTCGAAAGATCATCACGATAAGTGTCAAATCCAGTAGCGCTGAGACAGTGCACATTTCTTGGAGAGTATCTCAGCCCATGACAGCCCTGAGGCTTAGTTGGCTAAAGCTGGGTCACAGTCCTGCTTTTGGATCCATAACCGAGACCATTGTGCAAGGGGAGAGAACAGAGTACCTGCTCACAGCTCTAGAGCCTGAATCCTCATATCGGATATGCATGGTTCCCATGGAGACAAGTAACATTTACCTGTCAGACGAGACACCTGTTTGCATAGAAACAGAGACTGGCTCTCTCAAAGCGTACAATCCCACCACAACCCTGAACAGGGAGCAGGAGAAAGAGCCTTACAAAAATTCCAATCTGCCTTTAGCTGCTATTATCGGAGGGGCTGTGGCCCTTTTGGCCATCATCATGTTGGCCCTGGTGTGCTGGTATGTCCATAGGAATGGTTCCTTATTTTCCAGAAACTGCAATTACAACAAAGGTCGCAGGAGAAAAGACGATTATGCTGAAGCTGGGACAAAGAAGGACAACTCCATTTTGGAGATTAGAGagacatcttttcaaatgatACCCATAAATCACATGCCGGTGTCAAAGGAGGAGTTTGTGATACATACAATTTTTCCTCCCAATGGCTTAAGCCTTTACAAGAGTCCACACAGTGACAACAGCATCAACAACAGAAGCTACAGAGACAGTGGTATACCAGATTCCGATTACTCTCATTCATGATAGTGTGCACAGATTACATAGACATTGAATTGTGATTGAGTGACTCAAAGACTGCTTGGTCTTTTGCAAAACACTGGATTGAAAAGACTGAGTATGCATTGTAATGTACATTTGccatataatttatatttaaggaCAATTTAATACAAGGAGAGAAGGTTCAAATTGCAGGCCATCACTGAGCCATCAGTGTATGCTGCCACAAACTGCAATTCTATATTTTAGAGATTTGTAGTAATTTGTACTGTACTTCCTTTACTTATGGTTTTAGACCAATTAAAAAACTTTGTGCTCTACTGAGATATGATGACTTGTCAACTGTGAAAGTGGGTTTTCATTGCTGTGTTGAACAATCAGATTTTAGAAAACCATGTAGTATAAGCACAGGTCAAATTATGTTGCTGTCAAGCTATGTTGCTGTCAGTGGAATAAAAACACTACAAAAATGACTGCAGAAATATAGGGCATAGTTGATCAAAGGAATG
It contains:
- the LOC127412382 gene encoding leucine-rich repeat transmembrane protein FLRT3-like produces the protein MACKYKSIFALFIRVGLLLGLANPLVTSASCPSQCRCDGTFIYCNDRDMTSIPSGIPEDATVLFLQNNRIKSAGIPTDLRRLNNVEKIYLYCNNLDEFPTNLPLNVKELHLQENNIRMITHASLAQIPFIEELHLDDNSVSAVSIEEGAFRDSNHLRLLFLSRNHLSTIPSGLPMTIEELRFDDNRISSISEASLQDLINLKRLVLDGNLLNNRGIGEMALVNLVNLTELSLVRNSLTSPPANLPGTSLEKLNLQDNHINHVPAGAFAFLRQLYRLDLSGNNLSSLPMGVFEDLDNLTQLLLRNNPWYCNCRMKWVRDWLRTLPSKVNVRGFMCQGPDKVKGMAIKDLTTELFGCSETEVSPTYETSTVSNTLPPSRPQWPIYVTKRPVVKGPELGRNYRSTTPSSRKIITISVKSSSAETVHISWRVSQPMTALRLSWLKLGHSPAFGSITETIVQGERTEYLLTALEPESSYRICMVPMETSNIYLSDETPVCIETETGSLKAYNPTTTLNREQEKEPYKNSNLPLAAIIGGAVALLAIIMLALVCWYVHRNGSLFSRNCNYNKGRRRKDDYAEAGTKKDNSILEIRETSFQMIPINHMPVSKEEFVIHTIFPPNGLSLYKSPHSDNSINNRSYRDSGIPDSDYSHS